CAATGGACCCAGGTCTACGTTTTGCGATCCGTGAAGGTGGTCGTACTGTAGGTGCTGGTGTTGTTGCTAAAGTAACTGCATAAGCATAATATAGTGACGAATTACGTCTCAGGTTGAGGGCTTTGGCTCTCAATCTGCTTTATAGGTCAGTAGTTCAATTGGTAGAGCGTCGGTCTCCAAAACCGAATGTTGGGGGTTCGAGTCCCTCCTGACCTGCCATATTTTGAAATAAAAAGCTTGATGCTGGCTTAGTTGTTCATATAATAAGTCGCGAGTTCTACGACGAGTACAAAAATGTCGAATGATAAATCGCGTGACGCATTGAGCGACGCGCCAATTCCTCAAAGAAATAATTCCGCTGAAGTTGTTCGTTCTGGTTCGCCTTTAGATATTGTTCTATGGGTGATTGCAATTGCATTATTGCTCTCAGCTACTATGGTGAATCAGCATTTACCAGCGTATTGGGCCCCTGCAAATGATGTGTGGGTACGCGTTGGGGTAATTTTTGCTTGTATCGTTGTGGCTTTAGGTTTATTATACGCCA
This window of the Acinetobacter sp. XH1741 genome carries:
- the secE gene encoding preprotein translocase subunit SecE, whose product is MSNDKSRDALSDAPIPQRNNSAEVVRSGSPLDIVLWVIAIALLLSATMVNQHLPAYWAPANDVWVRVGVIFACIVVALGLLYATHQGKGFVRLLKDARVELRRVTWPTKQETVTTSWQVLLVVVVASLVLWCFDYGLGWLIKLIIG